Proteins encoded by one window of Massilia sp. NR 4-1:
- a CDS encoding glutathione peroxidase: protein MTTVFDFQAESLSGQKVDLAQYRGKVLLIVNTASKCGFTPQYEGLEALYRQFQERGVVVLGFPCNQFLQQEPGTADDIAAFCTLNYGVSFPLFARIDVNGEHAHPLFQHLKKTAPGLLGTEAIKWNFTKFLIRKDGSVYERYAPATKPAEILPDVEKLLAE from the coding sequence ATGACCACCGTCTTCGACTTCCAGGCCGAGAGCCTGTCCGGCCAAAAGGTCGACCTGGCCCAATACCGCGGCAAGGTGCTGCTGATCGTGAACACGGCCAGCAAATGCGGCTTCACGCCGCAGTACGAGGGCCTGGAAGCGCTCTACCGCCAGTTCCAGGAACGCGGCGTGGTGGTGCTGGGCTTCCCCTGCAACCAGTTCCTGCAGCAGGAGCCCGGCACCGCCGACGATATCGCCGCCTTCTGCACCTTGAACTATGGCGTCAGCTTCCCCCTGTTCGCGCGCATCGACGTCAATGGCGAACATGCCCATCCCCTGTTCCAGCACCTGAAGAAAACCGCACCCGGCTTGCTCGGCACGGAAGCGATCAAATGGAACTTCACCAAATTCCTGATCCGCAAGGATGGCAGCGTCTATGAGCGCTACGCCCCGGCCACCAAGCCGGCCGAGATTTTGCCCGATGTCGAAAAGCTGCTCGCTGAATAA